The Thiothrix subterranea genome has a segment encoding these proteins:
- a CDS encoding integron integrase: MDKKHTRSPVEPATTYSHEFWENYTLFLVKQGISQKYVTWYVLRTKQYIAYFPDDHIRTHTPQQVEEYLTKVGREVNLKAWQFGQVVDAIRILFCLALKKSWANDFDWEYWSASAKKLEANHATVARDYTDALEGLEGLEMLEGEERCSNELYQRYQPALAEVVKVVRLKNYAMRTEQTYRGWISRFFYFHKPNDVHDLGGKEVKQYLEYLVLKRNVSVSTQKQALNALAFLFNQVWKKPLDDLGDFIGSKRPRKLPVVLSRDEVRRVFQHLKGTHHLMTGLLYGGGLRLMECVTLRILDVDFDYNQLLIRNAKGFKDRIVPLPERFKEALKQQIAFVERQHQMDLKNGFGEVYLPDALGRKYQNAVKELRWQYVFPSSGVAADPRSGVVRRHHVHETSLQKIIRRAVKQAGITKHATSHTFRHSFATHLLESGYDIRTVQELLGHSDVSTTMIYTHVLNTPGISVRSPADMM, from the coding sequence ATGGATAAGAAGCATACACGAAGCCCCGTAGAACCGGCAACTACGTATTCCCATGAGTTCTGGGAAAATTACACACTTTTTCTTGTTAAACAAGGCATTAGTCAGAAGTATGTGACATGGTATGTGTTGCGTACTAAGCAGTATATTGCTTACTTTCCCGACGACCATATCCGTACCCATACACCCCAACAGGTAGAGGAATATCTCACCAAAGTGGGGCGTGAAGTCAACTTGAAAGCCTGGCAATTTGGGCAAGTCGTCGATGCTATACGGATTCTGTTTTGTCTGGCATTGAAAAAAAGTTGGGCAAACGACTTCGATTGGGAATATTGGTCAGCGTCGGCGAAAAAGTTGGAAGCCAACCATGCCACCGTTGCCCGCGATTACACGGATGCCCTCGAAGGTCTGGAGGGATTGGAAATGCTCGAAGGGGAAGAGCGTTGTTCCAATGAGCTTTACCAACGTTACCAGCCAGCCTTAGCTGAAGTGGTCAAAGTGGTACGCCTCAAAAATTACGCGATGCGCACTGAACAAACCTATCGTGGTTGGATTTCCCGGTTTTTCTACTTCCACAAACCCAATGACGTGCATGATTTGGGGGGTAAAGAAGTCAAACAATACCTCGAATACCTTGTGCTTAAACGCAATGTGTCGGTTTCCACCCAAAAGCAGGCATTAAATGCGCTTGCGTTCCTGTTTAATCAAGTCTGGAAAAAGCCGCTGGATGATTTGGGCGACTTTATCGGTTCAAAACGCCCGCGTAAACTGCCGGTGGTGCTGTCCCGCGATGAAGTGCGCCGCGTATTCCAACACCTGAAAGGAACGCATCACTTAATGACGGGCTTGCTCTACGGTGGCGGTTTGCGCCTCATGGAATGCGTGACCTTGCGGATTTTGGATGTGGATTTTGATTACAACCAACTGCTGATCCGCAATGCCAAAGGGTTTAAAGATCGGATTGTGCCATTGCCTGAGCGTTTCAAAGAGGCACTTAAACAACAAATCGCTTTTGTTGAGCGTCAACACCAAATGGATTTAAAGAACGGGTTTGGTGAGGTGTACTTGCCGGATGCCTTGGGTCGTAAGTATCAAAATGCGGTGAAAGAATTACGCTGGCAATACGTGTTTCCTTCCAGTGGTGTCGCTGCTGACCCGCGTTCTGGGGTGGTGCGTCGCCATCATGTGCATGAAACCAGTTTGCAGAAAATCATTCGTCGGGCGGTGAAACAAGCGGGCATCACCAAACACGCTACCAGCCACACCTTCCGCCATTCGTTTGCGACCCATTTGCTCGAATCCGGTTATGACATTCGCACGGTGCAGGAGTTGTTGGGGCATTCGGATGTGTCGACGACGATGATTTATACCCATGTGCTGAATACGCCCGGTATCAGTGTGCGCAGCCCCGCCGATATGATGTAG